The nucleotide window AGCAGATGCCCGAGCTCAGCAACCTCAACAGGCAGATACTCCACTGGGAGGAGGATGTGGGGAAAAGGCCAAAGGCACTCTCGGCTAAGTGGAAGCTGGAGCGGTTTAATTCTGATGTTAAGGTAGACACCTTCGTAGGCCGCTTGACTGGAGAAAACATCGACGAGGTTCTCAAGGATGTTGACATCGTCGTGGATTGCCTCGACAACTTCGAAACGAGATACCTTCTCGACGACTTCGTCCACAGGAAGGGCATTCCCTTGGTTCACGGGGCCGTTGAAGGACTCTACGGTCAGGTGACGACGATAATCCCGGGGAAAACAAGGAGGCTAAGGGAAATATTTCCGAGGGTTTCGGGGAAAAGAACCTTCCCAATTCTAGGAGCCACCGCGGGCGTCGTTGGAAGCATACAGGCCGCCGAGGTCGTCAAGCTAATAACGGGCCATGGCGAGCCACTCATTAACAAGCTATTGATAATAGACCTGGCCCACAACACCATCGAAGTCCTGAATATTTAGCTCAGCCACTCTGGGGGCAATCATCCCCGGAGGGTCAGCATTGGATTCAGTCATCATAGCCCAGAAAATTTGGAAGACATGAGGTTATAAGCTTCGTGGCCCGCACCCCTGTTTTTCCTGCAAGATTCAGTAGACTATGCAATTGGGCTCACAACGCAGAAAAGCCCTTTATCACAGTCATGTCAAACGGGGCCAAGGGCCCCACTGATTTTAGCCACAGCGGCGACAGTTTTATCTGATTTTACGCGGGAGGTATTGGGGAAGACTATTCTTATAAAATTTTCGGTCAAAAATTGGAAAAACAGCGACGGACCAAACCTTTATATATCGGGACCACTAAGGAACCTTTTGGCGGCGGGCTAGGCCGGGGGGTTCGGCGTCCCCTGTAACCGGAAACCGCCGATATGCCGGGGCCGAAGCCCGAGGGGCGGTTCCCGAAGCCGCCCTCGGAAGCCGGGGCCAAACGATGAGTCCTCGTCCCGCGGGGTGCCCGGTGGGGGAGGCGTGGCTGAAGGGCCACGCTAACCCCCTTTGGGCCCTGAACCCCGCCAGGCCCGGAAGGGAGCAGCGGTAGGGGCCACGGTGCACGCTCGCGGGGGTGCGGGGATGAGGGAGGCCCCGGTGGAGGGGGGCGGTGGAGGGTTCCCACCCTTGGGCGCGCCCGCCGCCGCTAAACTTTTCTACGATGAGGTCAACGCTTTTATACCATCTCTTCGATAAGGAAGCAGGTGGTCGTTATGAAAGCGTTTATAGCCGAGAACGTTCGAGGCATCTACGCCTTCGACGAGGACGGCAAGCTCATCGCCAAGAGATTCTTCACAGAGAGCCCGGAGAAGGTCCTTGACAAGCTTCTAACCGGGGAGCTAACCGAGGACCTGAAAGCCCTCCTTCAGGAGCTAAGGAAGAAGGGCTACGACGAGTTTATCTTTGAGCATTCAGAGCTCAGCAGGAAAGCGAAGGAGCTCGGCTACAACGCGAGCAGTGAGTTCCCAAACCTCGCGGGCGAAAGGCTCCGCTCGAACCCTGAGGAGTTCCTCGGTGAGGACTGGTTTGACACCTACTACAGAGTTGGCGTGGCTCTGACAAGGCTCAGGATACAGGAGCAAAGCGGCGCAAGGGACAAGATGGTAATCCAAGCCATAGAGGCTCTGGACGACCTTGACAAGGTCATAAACCTGCTCGTGTCGAGGCTCAGGGAGTGGTACAGCCTCCACTTCCCGGAGCTCGATGAAATACTTCCAAGGCACCCACAGTATGTGGCCTTCGTTAAGGCCGTTGGGCACAGGGACAACGTTAGCGAGGAGAAGCTTGAGGAGCTCGGTCTGAGCGAGGATAAGATTAGGAAGATACTTGAAGCTAAGGAGAAAACGATGGGTGCCTGGATGGACGAGACGGATATAAGAGTTATCCAGCACTTCGCCGAGGAGATAGACAGGCTTTACAAGCTCAGGAAGGAGATAGAGGATTACATAGACAGGGCGATGGACGATGTAGCGCCGAACCTCAAGGCCCTCGTCGGTGCAAAGCTTGCAGCTAGGCTAATAAGCCTCGCCGGAGGGCTGAAGGAGCTCGCCATGATGCCGTCCTCCACCATCCAGGTGCTTGGAGCAGAAAAAGCCCTCTTCAGACACCTGAGGACAGGAGCGAAGCCGCCAAAGCACGGTGTCATCTACCAGTACCCAGCGATAAACCGCTCGCCTTGGTGGCAGAGGGGTAAGATTGCCAGAGCTTTGGCAGGAAAGCTCGCAATCGCCGCCAGAGTCGACTATTTCTCCGGCGAATACATAGCCGAGGAGCTCAAGAAGGAGCTTGAGGCCAGGATTAGGGAGATTAAGGAGAAGTATCCAAGGCCGCCCAAGAGGAAAGCCGAGCCAAGGAGGTTCAAGAAGAAAAAGAAGAAGGAAAAGAAGAAAAAGAAGGGCAAGGAGAAGAGGGGTAGGAGGTGAAAGACATGGTGGAAATTAAGAAGCACAAGTTTTCCGGGGTCTACACGGTCATCGATGATGATGGAAGCGAGAAGATAGCCACGAAGAACCTCGTCCCCGGCCAGAGGGTTTACGGAGAGAGAATAATCAAGTGGGAGGGCGAGGAGTACAGGATATGGAACCCACACCGCTCCAAGCTCGGGGCCGCGATAATGAACGGTCTGAGAAACTTCCCGATAAGGCCCGGCAGGAGCGTTCTCTATCTGGGCATAGCGAGTGGAACTACAGCTTCACACGTCAGCGATATAGTGGGCTGGGAAGGTAAGATATTTGGAATCGAGTTCTCACCGAGGGTTCTTAGGGAGCTTGTGCCCATAGTCGAGGAGCGGAGGAACATAATCCCAATCCTTGGCGACGCCACGAAGCCTGAGGAATATAGGGCTCTTGTAACGAAGGTAGACGTCATCTTCGAGGACGTGGCACAGCCCACGCAGGCCAAGATACTTATCGACAACGCCGAGGCCTTTCTAAAGAGGGGAGGCTACGGCATGATAGCCGTGAAGAGCAGGAGCATAGACGTCACCAAGGAGCCCGAGGAAGTCTTCAGGGAGGTCGAAAGGGAGCTTGGTGAGTACTTCGAGGTCGTTGAGAGGCTAAACCTCGAACCCTACGAGAAGGATCACGCCCTCTTCGTCGTGAGGAAGCATTGATCCTAACCTTTCCATTTTTGGAGGCCCCCTCATGATTTCAATCATCGTGCCTACCTACAACGAGCGCGACAACCTAGAAGAGCTCTTCTCTCGCATAGATAAAGCTCTGGCGGACAGGGAGTATGAGATAATAGTCGTCGATGACGACTCCCCCGATCGAACTTGGGAGCTGGCCGAAGAGCTCTCCCTCATATATCCCGTCAGGGTCGTGAGGAGAACCCGCGAGAGGGGCCTCTCTTCGGCCGTTATAAGGGGCTTTAAGGAGGCGCGCGGCGAAATCCTCGTGGTGATGGACGCCGACCTCCAGCACCCCCCCGAAGTAATCCCCCTCCTCGTTGAGGCCATCGAAAGAGGGGCGGACATCGCCATAGCCAGCCGGTACGTGAAGGGGGGTAAGGTCGAGAGCTGGCCCCTCTACAGGCGGCTTATATCGAAGGGGGCCATAATGATAGGCAGGGTTGCCCTCCCGAAGATAAGGGGGATTAAGGATCCGGTCAGTGGCTTCTTCGCCCTCAGACGGGAAGTAATTGAAGGTGTTGAGTTGAACCCTGTCGGCTTCAAAATCCTGATGGAGCTCCTCGTCAAGGGGCACTACTCCAAGGTCGCCGAAATACCATTTTCCTTCGGCCTTAGAAGAGCGGGAAAGAGCAAGCTGAGGGGAAAAACGATGTTAAATTACCTCCGTCACGTTTACAGGCTTATGAGGTGGGAGGGGGAAATCGACAGGCTCGTCAAGTTTTCCCTCGTGGGGGCCTCAGGTATTCTTGTAAACGAGGGCTTTCTCTGGCTCTTCGTTCAACTAGGCCTCCCAAAATCCATAGCCGTTGTTCCAGCCACAGAGCTCGCAATCCTCAACAACTTCACATGGAATGACCTCTGGACTTTCAGAGACCTCCGGAGGGGCCCCCTCATAGGTAGGCTTGCAAAATTCCACCTCGCGGCCCTGAGCGGAGCGCTCGTCCAGTTCGTCGTTTACTGGGTCCTGCTGTTCTTGGGAATCCATTACCTTCTGGCGAACCTCGTGGGCATTATCTTGTCTTTCCTCGTGAGGTTCGTGGTGAACAGACATGTAACATGGGGGTAACCATTTAAGCGCTGAGGTTCATCTCTAATCGGTGAGCCCTATGGATGCGTTCCTCAGGGAGGCCGAAGCCTTCAGGTCAGAGAGGGTCTTCGAGGACATAGTGGCAATATCCAGGTTCCACAGGATACAGGGCTCGGAGGACATCGTTAAAGCCGCCGAATACGTCCTCTCAAGGCTCGAGGAGGAAGGTATCGAGGCGGAGCTCATAAGGGACGGGTACGATGGTAAAAGGCTCCACCTAACGCTCCGCTCCCCCATAGCCTGGGAGTTGATTGAGGGTTATGTCGAGTATGGGGAGAAGAAGCTTACCACTAAAGACAGTCCCCTCCTGGTGATGGCCCATTCTCCGCCCGGCGAGGCTGAGGGAGAGCTACTGCCAATACTCAGGGAGGAGGACTGGGAAAAGGCCGAAGGGAAGGTAGTCCTCGTCGGCGAGAAATGGAGGGAGGCCTACAAGAGGGCCAATGAGGCCGGCGCAAAGGCGTTTATAGCTTACAGAAAGGGAACGGGTGAGGCGTTCCCATACGTGGGCCTATTCCTGACACGGGAAGACCTTAAGTGGGCCAAGATACCGGCCGTTGCCGTGCCCGAAAAGGTCGCCGAGGACTTAATAACCAAGGCAAAAAAGGGCGGCGTTCAGGTAAAGGTCAGGGTCGAGACGGAGGTTAGGGATAAAGCCACCCTGCCAATCGTCTATGCGAGGATCGGTGAGCCCCCGTACTTGCTGTTCTCAGCCCATATCTGTCATCCTAAGCCGGGTGCCAACGACAACGCTTCCGGGAGCGCCATGCTCATAGAAATCGCGAGGCTCCTCAAGAACGTGAAGAGCAGAGTCGGCTTCGCGTTCCTCTGGGTCCCCGAGTATCACGGAACGCAGGCCTTCATCTCAAGGGCCGAGCTGGAGGAGATATACGCCAACATCAACCTCGACATGGTCGCTGGAAGCGACGACAGGGCCGGCTCGACGGTAATGCTCGTGAGGAACCCGCTCTCAAGGTTCTCGCTCGTTTCAGGCATTCTCGAGCACTTCCTCGCCAAGGTCAACGTTGAAGGGAAGAGCTTCTCAGGTAATCCTCTGCCTCGCTTTCGCCTCAAGGCATACCCTTACGAGATGGGGAGCGACCACGACGTTTTCAACTTCTTCGGCGTCCCGGGAACGATGCCAATAACGTGGCCGGACCGCTTCTATCACTCTTCCGCGGACAGCCCCGAGAAGCTGAGCCTCGAAGTCATGACCGTAATCGGGAGGGCAGCCTTAGCGACAGCCTTAGCAGTGGCGAGGGCGGGGAAGGGGGAGCTCGAGCGCTTCGCAAGAGGCTACGCTATGAAGGTGCTTGGCGAGATATCCATGGAGAGGAAGCTTGAAGAGGCAGGGAGACTCGTTATGAATGGTTTAGCGAGGGACTCGAGGCTCCTCGGCCTCGAGATCGGCAATACATTCGAGCCGGAGCCATGGCTCGAATGGAGGGAGAAGGGAATTATCAGCGCCCGGAGGGTAAAGGAAATCGACGAGAAAAAGGGAAAGGTGCTCGAGGAGTTATTCGAGGACAGAACCTTTACGGTTCACCTCCACGAGCTTCTCATGCTGGGGGAGATGCTACCGAAGGAGAAAGCCTTCAGGGCGCTCGAGGAGGAGTACGGGAAAGTTGATCGGGAGAAGCTCGAAAGGGCCCTGAGAATACTCGAGGAAGTGGGCTTCGTAAGGGAGATTTAACCCTTCTTAAACTCCTTTTCCAGTTCCTCTATCCTCTTCATTAGACTTTCCTTTATCTTCTGGAGGATTTCGCCAGGGGAGACTGCGGTGTAGGCGTAGCCGAGCCACCCCATCTGAATTAGCTCCCTCTTAAGAAGCCCCTTCCTGTAGAGGTTGAGGACATGCTCCCTGACGGACCTCTCGCTGATACCGAGCTCCTTTTGGATTTCTCTTATCCTCATGGCCCTGCCCTTTTCAAGGAGGAGCCGGTATATCCTAATCTCGTTCTTCTTGAGACCTATCGAACGTAGCAGGGCCTCGAACTTCTCATAAGTATTCCCCAGCTCCCCCCTCATACTTTCCCACCTATGAAGTTCAAAGTTCAGAAGAATAAGGGAAAAGTAAGTAATAAAGTTTTCTACTCGGCCCACTCATCTTCGGGAACGGCTTCTTTCTTGGCTGGGATGAGGCATATGAACTCAAATGTTTCGGAGTCCTCATTCTTGTAGCCGTGGGGCTCGTTCGGTGGGATATAGATGAAGCTGCCCGGAACCACCTTGAACCAGTTCTTCCCGTCCTTCGTTAGGTAGCCCTCCCCCTTCACTATGAATATCTCGTGCTCCCAATCGTGCTGATGAAGGGGTATCTCACCCCTCCTCTTAATCACAAAGTACCTCATGACGAAGTTCTTGGCCCCAAGCTTGGGCGTTATGAGCCACCTTATGGTCGTTTCCTTCGCCACCTGCACATCCTTCTCCTCAACATCGTTCACGTGCCCGATGTACATAGTCATCACCACTCTCATATCCTCGGCAAACCTTTATTGGCTTATCGCAAACGTTCTAAATACCAGGATATATTAGGGAAGCGGGAAAAAGGATGCCCGGTATAGATGAAGTTGACGAGATCATCTTGAGGGAGCTAAGGAAGAATGGGAGGATAACCCTAACCGACTTGGGGAAAAAAGTTAACCTAACGCCAGCCGCCGTGAAGAACAGGGTGGAAAAGCTTGAGAAGCTCGGCGCCATAAAGGGGTACTCCGCCGTGATAGATTCGGCATTCCTCGGAGAATTCCTCACGGCGCTAATAGAGGTGGAGCTCGTGAACCCCGAAGCTCAAGATCTTGAGGAAAGGATACGTGGACTTGTAAAGATGGAGAATGTACTTGACGTTTATAAAAAGACGGGCGAATTCCACATTCTCATACGGGCCACCTTCAAGGATGTTGAGGCCCTTAACTCCTTCCTGAGGGAGCTGAACTTGAAACACCTGAAGAACCTCGCAAGGAGGATTAGAGTCTCCGTCGTCCTGGAAAGTTTCAAGGAGGCCGGAGTGCCCGTGAGGTGATTCTATGCTGTTCGTTATAAGGCCTGGAAGGAAAAAGGGGGAGCTGGAAGCTTTTGTAATTGAAAGGGAGCCTGACAAGCTCTCCCAGATGAAGAATTTGAAGGCTGACCAAATTTATCGCCTGATCATGAGGGACGGCAGGCTCTTCAAGGTTCTTGAAGGAAGCCAGTACAGGAACCCGAAGGAAATCGAGAAGGCCCTCAGGCAGGCTAGGATAGTCCTTGTGAACGCCGATGAGTGGGAGGACTACTTCAAGAGAAGGCTCCAGAACAAGCGTGTCGAGAAGGCCGAGCTCTGCCGTCTCTGCCTCATTGAGGGTAGGATAACCGTCCTCACGGAGGGCAACCGGATAAAATACAGGGGAGAGTACATCTGCGAGCGCTGTGCTGAGGAGGAGCTTAAGAAGGAGCTCCGCTTCAGGTTCAACAGTATCGCGATGTTCAATCAGGCTAAGAAGCTTCTGGAGCGCTTCAGGGACCTAGATAAGGTCCTCTACGCCTTCGACCCCCGCTTCGACCCAGCGAAGCATCCAGAGATTACCAAGTGGGATGAGCTTGAGGCCAAGCACATAGAGGTCAGGAAGATGATGGTAGACGAGCTGCCCATCCCCAAGGAGTTCAAAGATGTTCTCAGGACGGAAGGAGTCAGAGAACTCCTGCCAGTTCAAGTATTAGCAGTCAAGAACGGGCTCCTCGGGGGGGAGAACCTTTTAGTAGTTTCCGCCACAGCGAGCGGTAAAACACTCATCGGAGAGCTTGCCGGTATCCCCAAGGCCATGCAGGGCAAGAAGATGCTCTTCCTCGTCCCCCTCGTCGCCCTAGCCAATCAGAAATACGAGGACTTTAAGCGGAGATACTCAAAGCTGGGCCTCCGCGTGGCCATAAGGGTTGGTATGAGCCGTCTAAAGGTCAGGGAAGAGCCCGTCGTCGTGGATACTGGAATAGACGCCGAAATAATCGTGGGAACCTACGAGGGCATAGACTACCTACTGAGAGCTGGCCGAAAGTTGGGAAACGTCGGAACGGTAGTCATAGACGAGATACACACCCTCGACGACGAGGAAAGGGGACCTCGCTTGGATGGCCTTATAGCGAGACTTAGAAGGCTGTATCCGAAGGCCCAGTTCATAGGACTGAGTGCCACCGTGGGGAACCCCGGCGAGCTTGCAAAGAGGCTCGGGATGAAGCTCGTTCTTTACGATGAAAGGCCGGTAACCTTGGAGAGGCACGTTATCATTGCGCGCAACGAGGGGGAGAAGTGGAGACACATAGCCAACCTCTGCAGGGCAGAGGCCATGAGGAGGAGCGAGAAAGGTTTCAAGGGGCAGACGATAGTCTTCACCTTTTCGAGGAGAAGATGCCACGAACTGGCCGCTTACCTTACGGGAAGGGGCCTCAAGGCAAAGCCCTACCACTCCGGCCTACCCTACAAGCAAAGGAAGATTACTGAGATGGAGTTCCAGGCCCAGATGCTGGACGTAGTTGTTACCACGGCCGCCCTTGGAGCAGGCGTCGACTTTCCCGCGAGCCAAGTTATCTTCGAGAGCCTCGCAATGGGCAACAAGTGGTTAACGGTTAGAGAATTCCATCAGATGCTTGGACGAGCGGGAAGACCCCTCTACCACGAGAAGGGCAAGGTCTATCTAATTATCGAGCCGGGGAGGAAGTATTCAGCTCAAATGGAGAGAACCGAAGACGAGGTGGCATTCAAGCTCCTTACCTCCAGTGTGGAGCCCGTGGAGGTCGATTGGAGCGACGAGCTGGAGCAAGACAACGTCCTGGCACATTCCTGCGTTTTCAGCAGGCTAGATGTAATCGAGGAAGTTCAGGGGATGTGTCTCGGTGCCAATCAGAGCGCCGCGAAAGTGCTTGAAAAGCTGGAGGAGTTCGGGTTCGTGAAGCTGAAGGGCAACATTGTCGAGGTAACGCCCTACGGAAGGGTTGTTAGTATGAGCTTCCTCTTACCCAGAGAGGCGGCCTTCATAAGGGACAGCCTTGGAAAGAAACCTGTCCGCTGGATTGCAGTCAAACTCCTCCCATTCGAGAATCTGTATCTGAGCGGAACGCTCCAGAGGGAGATAGAGTCGGCCGTTAGGGGTAGGATAAGCTCGAACATCTTCTCAAGCAGCTTTGCTTCCATCCTTGAGGAGCTGGATAGAGTGATTCCGGAGCTCAGTCCGAATGCGGCCGAAAGGCTCTTCACGATCTATCAAGAGTTCTTTATCTGCGAGGAAGAGGACTGCACGGAGCATGCGATGGAGCGCGTGAGCAACTTAATAATCGACCTGAGGAGGAACGGTAAAGGACCCACGGAAATAGCGGAGCACTTCAGAAAGGTCTACGGCCTGATAACTTACCCGGGCGACGTATTCACGTGGCTCGATGGCCTCATAAGGAAGCTGGAGGCCGTGGAAAGGATAGCGAGAGTGTTCAAGATGAGGGAGGTCGAGGAAGAAGCAAGGAGGCTGAAGAGGGAGATAGAGGAAGGGAAAGCCCTTTCCATTGCTGAGAAAATGAGAAAAAAGGTTTGGTAGCCCCGCCGGGATTCGAACCCGAGTCGCGGGATCCAAAGCCCGTCGGAAAAGCCTTTATTCGCCAAATGAAGGTCTTACAGGGCTTATTTCAGAAGAAGCCATGAAAATGCCCCAACAGGCATTTCCAGCCATAGGACATGTTTTCCACAGTAGTGGTAAACAAGACTACTACAGAAGCCTTCTTCAGGTTCAGAATCCAAACCAGTACTATGTCATCACAGAGGAAGACATCAACAGGCTCTTCCTAGAGTTCGAAGCAAAGGGGGTCACCCACTCCCACAAACGGAGCGTTGAGTACATTATCACAATGTTCCTGAAGGAAGCCACGAAAGAGAACAACGGAAGATACATTTTCACAATGAAAGACCTGAAAGAATACCTAACCCTGATACGACAGTCATACTCCCCCTCCTTTTACCGCAAAAATATCACATACCTCAAAAAGCTCTTCAGAATCGCAGGGATAGACTTGGCAGAATCACTCAAGGCACCAACAGAGCTTAACGTGGACCTGACCATCGTCACCGTGGATGACATCAAGAGCCTCATTCAGCTCGTTGATTCCCTCCACATTAGCAACCGTTTTGAGGACTGGAAAAGAGATCAGTTTATCACAGCAATGCTCCTAATGGCAGTGAGTGGAATGAGAGTCAGCGAACTCGAAAGGATTCCCCTGAAGGAGATTGACATTGAAAACAGGCGGATTCGCCTTAACACGCACCAGACCAAAACCAGACAGTCAAGGGTCGTCTTTTTCACGTACGAGGTTCAGGAGTT belongs to Pyrococcus yayanosii CH1 and includes:
- a CDS encoding NOP5/NOP56-like protein (functions along with aFIB and aL7a; guides 2'-O-methylation of ribose to specific sites in RNAs), coding for MKAFIAENVRGIYAFDEDGKLIAKRFFTESPEKVLDKLLTGELTEDLKALLQELRKKGYDEFIFEHSELSRKAKELGYNASSEFPNLAGERLRSNPEEFLGEDWFDTYYRVGVALTRLRIQEQSGARDKMVIQAIEALDDLDKVINLLVSRLREWYSLHFPELDEILPRHPQYVAFVKAVGHRDNVSEEKLEELGLSEDKIRKILEAKEKTMGAWMDETDIRVIQHFAEEIDRLYKLRKEIEDYIDRAMDDVAPNLKALVGAKLAARLISLAGGLKELAMMPSSTIQVLGAEKALFRHLRTGAKPPKHGVIYQYPAINRSPWWQRGKIARALAGKLAIAARVDYFSGEYIAEELKKELEARIREIKEKYPRPPKRKAEPRRFKKKKKKEKKKKKGKEKRGRR
- a CDS encoding glycosyltransferase, with translation MISIIVPTYNERDNLEELFSRIDKALADREYEIIVVDDDSPDRTWELAEELSLIYPVRVVRRTRERGLSSAVIRGFKEARGEILVVMDADLQHPPEVIPLLVEAIERGADIAIASRYVKGGKVESWPLYRRLISKGAIMIGRVALPKIRGIKDPVSGFFALRREVIEGVELNPVGFKILMELLVKGHYSKVAEIPFSFGLRRAGKSKLRGKTMLNYLRHVYRLMRWEGEIDRLVKFSLVGASGILVNEGFLWLFVQLGLPKSIAVVPATELAILNNFTWNDLWTFRDLRRGPLIGRLAKFHLAALSGALVQFVVYWVLLFLGIHYLLANLVGIILSFLVRFVVNRHVTWG
- a CDS encoding tyrosine-type recombinase/integrase, whose translation is MKMPQQAFPAIGHVFHSSGKQDYYRSLLQVQNPNQYYVITEEDINRLFLEFEAKGVTHSHKRSVEYIITMFLKEATKENNGRYIFTMKDLKEYLTLIRQSYSPSFYRKNITYLKKLFRIAGIDLAESLKAPTELNVDLTIVTVDDIKSLIQLVDSLHISNRFEDWKRDQFITAMLLMAVSGMRVSELERIPLKEIDIENRRIRLNTHQTKTRQSRVVFFTYEVQELLEDYIR
- a CDS encoding Lrp/AsnC family transcriptional regulator; translated protein: MPGIDEVDEIILRELRKNGRITLTDLGKKVNLTPAAVKNRVEKLEKLGAIKGYSAVIDSAFLGEFLTALIEVELVNPEAQDLEERIRGLVKMENVLDVYKKTGEFHILIRATFKDVEALNSFLRELNLKHLKNLARRIRVSVVLESFKEAGVPVR
- a CDS encoding fibrillarin-like rRNA/tRNA 2'-O-methyltransferase, with product MEIKKHKFSGVYTVIDDDGSEKIATKNLVPGQRVYGERIIKWEGEEYRIWNPHRSKLGAAIMNGLRNFPIRPGRSVLYLGIASGTTASHVSDIVGWEGKIFGIEFSPRVLRELVPIVEERRNIIPILGDATKPEEYRALVTKVDVIFEDVAQPTQAKILIDNAEAFLKRGGYGMIAVKSRSIDVTKEPEEVFREVERELGEYFEVVERLNLEPYEKDHALFVVRKH
- a CDS encoding transcriptional regulator produces the protein MRGELGNTYEKFEALLRSIGLKKNEIRIYRLLLEKGRAMRIREIQKELGISERSVREHVLNLYRKGLLKRELIQMGWLGYAYTAVSPGEILQKIKESLMKRIEELEKEFKKG
- a CDS encoding cupin domain-containing protein, producing MYIGHVNDVEEKDVQVAKETTIRWLITPKLGAKNFVMRYFVIKRRGEIPLHQHDWEHEIFIVKGEGYLTKDGKNWFKVVPGSFIYIPPNEPHGYKNEDSETFEFICLIPAKKEAVPEDEWAE
- a CDS encoding ThiF family adenylyltransferase, coding for MLSESELERYDRQIRIFGVEGQERLKKAKVAVVGVGGLGSPVAYYLTAAGVGRLLLVDEQMPELSNLNRQILHWEEDVGKRPKALSAKWKLERFNSDVKVDTFVGRLTGENIDEVLKDVDIVVDCLDNFETRYLLDDFVHRKGIPLVHGAVEGLYGQVTTIIPGKTRRLREIFPRVSGKRTFPILGATAGVVGSIQAAEVVKLITGHGEPLINKLLIIDLAHNTIEVLNI
- a CDS encoding DUF5814 domain-containing protein — translated: MLFVIRPGRKKGELEAFVIEREPDKLSQMKNLKADQIYRLIMRDGRLFKVLEGSQYRNPKEIEKALRQARIVLVNADEWEDYFKRRLQNKRVEKAELCRLCLIEGRITVLTEGNRIKYRGEYICERCAEEELKKELRFRFNSIAMFNQAKKLLERFRDLDKVLYAFDPRFDPAKHPEITKWDELEAKHIEVRKMMVDELPIPKEFKDVLRTEGVRELLPVQVLAVKNGLLGGENLLVVSATASGKTLIGELAGIPKAMQGKKMLFLVPLVALANQKYEDFKRRYSKLGLRVAIRVGMSRLKVREEPVVVDTGIDAEIIVGTYEGIDYLLRAGRKLGNVGTVVIDEIHTLDDEERGPRLDGLIARLRRLYPKAQFIGLSATVGNPGELAKRLGMKLVLYDERPVTLERHVIIARNEGEKWRHIANLCRAEAMRRSEKGFKGQTIVFTFSRRRCHELAAYLTGRGLKAKPYHSGLPYKQRKITEMEFQAQMLDVVVTTAALGAGVDFPASQVIFESLAMGNKWLTVREFHQMLGRAGRPLYHEKGKVYLIIEPGRKYSAQMERTEDEVAFKLLTSSVEPVEVDWSDELEQDNVLAHSCVFSRLDVIEEVQGMCLGANQSAAKVLEKLEEFGFVKLKGNIVEVTPYGRVVSMSFLLPREAAFIRDSLGKKPVRWIAVKLLPFENLYLSGTLQREIESAVRGRISSNIFSSSFASILEELDRVIPELSPNAAERLFTIYQEFFICEEEDCTEHAMERVSNLIIDLRRNGKGPTEIAEHFRKVYGLITYPGDVFTWLDGLIRKLEAVERIARVFKMREVEEEARRLKREIEEGKALSIAEKMRKKVW
- a CDS encoding DUF4910 domain-containing protein, encoding MDAFLREAEAFRSERVFEDIVAISRFHRIQGSEDIVKAAEYVLSRLEEEGIEAELIRDGYDGKRLHLTLRSPIAWELIEGYVEYGEKKLTTKDSPLLVMAHSPPGEAEGELLPILREEDWEKAEGKVVLVGEKWREAYKRANEAGAKAFIAYRKGTGEAFPYVGLFLTREDLKWAKIPAVAVPEKVAEDLITKAKKGGVQVKVRVETEVRDKATLPIVYARIGEPPYLLFSAHICHPKPGANDNASGSAMLIEIARLLKNVKSRVGFAFLWVPEYHGTQAFISRAELEEIYANINLDMVAGSDDRAGSTVMLVRNPLSRFSLVSGILEHFLAKVNVEGKSFSGNPLPRFRLKAYPYEMGSDHDVFNFFGVPGTMPITWPDRFYHSSADSPEKLSLEVMTVIGRAALATALAVARAGKGELERFARGYAMKVLGEISMERKLEEAGRLVMNGLARDSRLLGLEIGNTFEPEPWLEWREKGIISARRVKEIDEKKGKVLEELFEDRTFTVHLHELLMLGEMLPKEKAFRALEEEYGKVDREKLERALRILEEVGFVREI